From a single Lolium rigidum isolate FL_2022 chromosome 7, APGP_CSIRO_Lrig_0.1, whole genome shotgun sequence genomic region:
- the LOC124670207 gene encoding cyclin-D6-1-like, with product MEEYAYEYDNEFDLENPFTSPADEPIAGLLDAEGHHSPSLSAAASAARRDAAGFISKVRYDGELAAHPRVAYLALNYVDRFLSKRQLPFEHKPWAPRLLAISCLSVAAKMQRAAAISVADIQRDEEFMFDAATIRRMERVVLGALEWRARSVTPLAFLGFFLSACFPPPRHPPLLDAVRARAVDILIRAQPEVKMAEYPASVVAASALLAAAGEVAGAHLPAFHAAVAACPFVNSEKLRECGEAMAAACGIGIGTAVTASADTPVTVLGHGHYRSASSESDRTVGSVADAKKRCMGPPSRWG from the exons ATGGAGGAGTACGCGTACGAGTACGACAACGAGTTCGACCTCGAGAACCCCTTCACCAGCCCCGCCGACGAGCCGATCGCCGGCCTCCTCGACGCCGAGGGCCACCACTCGCCCTCCctgtccgccgccgcctccgccgcccgccgcgacGCCGCCGGATTCATCTCCAAG GTGCGCTACGACGGCGAGCTCGCCGCGCACCCGCGGGTCGCCTACCTCGCTCTCAACTACGTGGATCGGTTCCTCTCCAAGCGCCAATTGCCG TTCGAGCACAAGCCGTGGGCGCCGCGGCTGCTCGCCATCAGCTGCCTCTCCGTCGCCGCCAAGATGCAGCGCGCCGCCGCGATCTCCGTCGCCGACATCCAG AGGGACGAGGAGTTCATGTTCGACGCGGCGACGATCCGGCGCATGGAGCGGGTGGTGCTGGGCGCGCTGGAGTGGCGCGCGCGGTCCGTGACGCCACTCGCCTTCCTCGGCTTCTTCCTCTCGGCGTGCTTCCCGCCGCCGCGGCACCCGCCCCTGCTCGACGCCGTCAGGGCCCGCGCCGTCGACATCCTCATCCGCGCCCAGCCCG AGGTGAAGATGGCCGAGTACCCGGCGTCCGTGGTGGCCGCGTCGGcgctgctcgccgccgccggagaggtcGCCGGCGCCCACCTccccgccttccacgccgccgtggccgcctgcCCCTTTGTAAATAGC GAGAAGCTACGGGAGTGCGGCGAGGCTATGGCGGCGGCCTGCGGCATTGGCATCGGGACGGCGGTGACGGCGAGCGCTGACACGCCGGTGACGGTGCTGGGGCACGGCCACTACCGGAGCGCGAGCTCGGAGAGCGACCGGACGGTGGGATCGGTGGCCGATGCGAAGAAGCGGTGCATGGGGCCGCCTTCCCGGTGGGGGTAG